The sequence below is a genomic window from Ottowia sp. SB7-C50.
GCACCCGCGAATTGGCGAGGGCCTGGATCAGCTTGCTGCCGTGCTTGATCATGCCGGCTGTTTCGGAGGCGCGACCGACGATGAAGCCGGTGGTGTTCTGCAGAAAGACCAGTGGCGTCCCCGACTGGTTGCACAGCTGGATGAACTGCGCCGCCTTGGTGGCACCGGCGGGATCTATCGGGCCGTTGTTGGTGATGAATCCTACTGCGTGGCCTTCGATGCGCCCATGCCCGCAGACCGTGGCTGGACCGTAGTCGGGCTTGAAGTCCATCCAGCGCGAACCGTCCACCACGCGCGCGATGACCTCGCGCATGTCTACGGGCTTGCGGTGCTCCAGCACCATCACGCCTGCCAGTTCTTCCGGGTTCAGTTGGGGCGGATCGGCGTCACATGCAAAGGGTGATGTCGCGGCGTTCCAGTCGAGGGCGGCCACGATATCCCGGGCCAGGGCGACGGCATGGGCGTCGTTCTCGGCGACGTACTCGGCCAAGCCGCTCAAGCTGGCGTGCATGTCGGTGCCGCCCAACTCCTCGTCCGTGGCGACTTCGCCCGTGGCGGCCTTGAGCAAGGGCGGGCCGGCCAGAAAGGCCTTGGCCTGCCCGCGCACCATGACCACGTAGTCCGACAGACCGGGCAGGTAGGCGCCGCCGGCCGTGGATGAACCGTGCACCACCGTTACCACCGGCAGACCGGCGGCCGACAAGCGCGCCAGGTTGTAGAACATGCCGCCGCCTCGGATGAATTTTTCCACCCGGTATTTGCGCAGGTTGGAGCCGGCCGATTCAACCAGATGCACGAACGGCAGGCGATTCTCTAGCGCGATGTCCTGGCAACGCATGAGCTTCTGGTTACCGGCCTCGGTGAGCGCGCCCGCGTCGATGCCCGAGTCGGTGGCGACCACCATGCAGCGCACGCCCGAGACATAGCCGATCCCCGCGATCTGCGAGCCGCCCGGCACGCAACGGTCAAGGTCAGCGTCGTCCATCCCATAGCCGGCCAGGTTGCACAGCGGAAGGAAAGGCATGCCGGCATCCAACAGACGGCCCACGCGCTCGCGGGGCAACAGTGCGCCTAGTCTGTTGAAGCTCGCCGCCGCACGCGCAGACGTGTCGGCGGCCCGCTGCTCGAGCGCGCGCAACTGGCCAACCAGATCCAGCATGCCCGCACGCTGCGACTGGAAGGCCTCAGAGGCAGGGTGAATGCGCGATGCGAACGGGATCATGAAGAGCGGTTGCGAAGTGCCAATTGGGTGCGGTGCTGCGTGCCGACCGGCGGTTCAGTTGGACTGTGATGGTCGGATGGCCCCATTGCAAGGCAACGTTTCACCATTGGCAAATGCCGTCGCTGCCTATGTGCATAATGTGCACATAGGGGATACCCGCATGACGACTTCACGACCGGTCAGTGGCGCACAAAGTGTGGAGCGTGCGGGAGCGCTTCTGCGGTGCATCGCGGCCAGTCATGCCGACGGAATTTCGTTGCAGCGCCTGGTGGACGAAACCGGTTTGGACCGCACGACCGCCTGGCGCCTGGTGGGTTGCCTGGTTGCGCAGGCGCTGGTGCGCAAGGACGTGGCCACGGGCCTTTACTACTTGGGAGTCGAAGCGTCGGCCTTGGGTGCGGCTTGCATGGATCGGCCGCCCCTGGTGCAATCGTGCTTGCCCGCCATGAAGGCGCTGGCGCGACTGTCGGGTGACAACGTGTTCCTCATGGTGCGCTCCGGCGACCACAGTCACTGCCTGCACCTGGAAGAGGGCGAACACCGGGTACGGTCGTTCGCGCTCAATGTGGGCAGCACGCGGCTGCTGGGCCAGGGGGTTGGCAGTCTGGCGCTGCTGGCGTCGTTGAGCGACGATGCGCTGGCGGCCCACTACCGGCGGCACGAATCCGAATATCAGTCCGACGACGTGGGCCTGGCTCGCCTTCGCCGGTGGGCAGGGCAAACGCGCGAATCCGGACACTCGCGCGGCAGTTCGGGAGGAGTCGCGGGCGTGGGTGTGGGCTTTCGATTCGGATCGTGTGGCCACGCCGCATTCAGCATCGTGGCGCCGCGCACGCGCCTGCCACGCGCCCGCAGCGAGGAACTTGCGATGGCAATGCAGCGCGAGCTTCGACGGTGGGATCTGCGGCCCGAGGCTTGAGCCCAGCCGCTGCCGACCTATGCGGCGCGTGCTTCACGCACCATGTTGCGCGCAATGATGATCTGCTGAATCTGTGTAGTGCCTTCGTACAGGCGGAACAGGCGCACGTCGCGGTAGAAACGCTCAATACCGTAATCGGCCATGTAGCCTGCGCCGCCGAGGATTTGTACCGCACGGTCGGCCACGCGCCCGTACATTTCGGTTGCGAACATCTTGGCGCATGAGGCCTCGGTGGCTACGTTGCGGCCTTCGTCGCGCCGCCGGGCGGCGTCGAGCGTCATGCATTCGGCAGCGTACAGCTCGGCCTGGCTGTCGGCCAGCATGGCCTGGACGAGCTGGAATTCGCAGATGGGCTGACCAAATTGCTTGCGTTCCAGCGAATAAGCCAGCGCATCGCGTAGGATGCGTTGCGCCACACCCACGGCCACGGCGGCAATGTGGATGCGCCCTTTTTCGAGCACTTTCATGGCCGTC
It includes:
- a CDS encoding IclR family transcriptional regulator, producing the protein MAPLQGNVSPLANAVAAYVHNVHIGDTRMTTSRPVSGAQSVERAGALLRCIAASHADGISLQRLVDETGLDRTTAWRLVGCLVAQALVRKDVATGLYYLGVEASALGAACMDRPPLVQSCLPAMKALARLSGDNVFLMVRSGDHSHCLHLEEGEHRVRSFALNVGSTRLLGQGVGSLALLASLSDDALAAHYRRHESEYQSDDVGLARLRRWAGQTRESGHSRGSSGGVAGVGVGFRFGSCGHAAFSIVAPRTRLPRARSEELAMAMQRELRRWDLRPEA
- a CDS encoding acyl-CoA carboxylase subunit beta; translated protein: MIPFASRIHPASEAFQSQRAGMLDLVGQLRALEQRAADTSARAAASFNRLGALLPRERVGRLLDAGMPFLPLCNLAGYGMDDADLDRCVPGGSQIAGIGYVSGVRCMVVATDSGIDAGALTEAGNQKLMRCQDIALENRLPFVHLVESAGSNLRKYRVEKFIRGGGMFYNLARLSAAGLPVVTVVHGSSTAGGAYLPGLSDYVVMVRGQAKAFLAGPPLLKAATGEVATDEELGGTDMHASLSGLAEYVAENDAHAVALARDIVAALDWNAATSPFACDADPPQLNPEELAGVMVLEHRKPVDMREVIARVVDGSRWMDFKPDYGPATVCGHGRIEGHAVGFITNNGPIDPAGATKAAQFIQLCNQSGTPLVFLQNTTGFIVGRASETAGMIKHGSKLIQALANSRVPQITIYCGASFGAGNYGMCGRAFRPRFCFSWPNARTAVMGGEQAAATLEIVARQQADRKGTPVDEDRLAAQKAEIIGHFAAQSSAFYTSGHLLDDGVIDPRDTRAVLAFVLATGREAEARQPRAVQFGVARF